TCTCTTTACGGGCGCCCACAAATTCCAGGTCGAGCCCGTTATGCTTTACCTGCGCGGTGCCGAACTTTTTAAATACGGTAACATCCTTTGAGCCGAGTTTTTTCGCAACCGATTTAGCGAGCTGAATTCCAGATCCGATCGTTACAAAATCGATATCGGTTGTATCATCTGTATCGAGCCTGCCCAGGTAAACATCCCGAACGTATCCGCCCACAACGTAAGCGGATTGATCGAGCTCATCCGCAGCTTTGCCGATCGTTTTAAAGAGAGTGGTATGTTGTTGAGGTATATCGATCTGAGTATTTTTATCCATCAAAAAATTAATACTGCTGAGAAATTGCCATTCTGCCGGCTGATGTCTGTAACGGGAAGGAGTTTATCAGAAAATGGATTCCAGCTCCCGGCAGATCTGTTCACATAGTTCTTTGTGTTTGGTAGTGATCGCGTCTTTGGTATGCGAATCGATATCGAGCTGGGCAACAAATTCGCCGTCTTTCATAATCGGCACTACAATCTCGGATTTCACATCCATGCTGCATGCCAGGTAATTATCCGCTTGCGAAACATCCTGCACAACAAACGTTTCGTGCGATTCGGCAACCTGTCCGCAAATCCCTCTGCCGTAGGGGATTTTTGTGTGATCTGTAGACTCGCCCACATACGGACCAAGCTCCAGCATGCGATCTTCCTCTTCCGATGCGAGATAAAATCCTGTCCAGTTAAATACATCTACATTACGATCGAGCAGCCCGGCTATGTCGCGAAGAATTTCATCCCGCTTTTTTCCGGATTGTATTGCAGATTTCGCCTCTTCTAAAATCGCGTTGATTTCCATGACTTCCGTTTTACATTATTTTTGCGATGCCAAGTCCCGGGACACGCAGATTCAAAATTCCTACAGAACAGTTAAAATACAAATTTTCACAAACCGATATTGACCATTTCAAAGTCAACCAAAGCTCTCTATCTTTGGGGCTATGTTTGAATTTTTTACAGATCTTAATCCGGAATCCAGCTCCTACTTTATTGGTGCATTTGCCTTGCTGGTTGCGAGCTTCACTTCATTATTCTCTGTTGTGAATCCGCTTGCCGCAATGCCTGTATTCCTGTCATTAACCAACCGATTTACTCATGAGGAGCGAAAACGCACCGCTTTTAAATCGTGTTTATACATGTTTGCACTGTTGGTTGTTTTCCTGCTGATCGGCACATACGTTCTCAGTTTTTTCGGAATCAGCCTGCCGGGTGTGCGAATTGCCGGCGGACTTATTATTATGAGAGCGGGATATTCAATGCTCAATCCAAAAGATCCGGGTAAAAAATTAACCGAGGAAGGTGAAGCCGCAGCGCTCGAAAAAGAAGATATCTCCTTCAGCCCTTTGGCGCTGCCTCTTTTATCAGGGCCCGGCAGCATCGCTGTTGTGATTGGGTTTGCATCACAGGCGGCTTCTCCAACAGATTACCTGGTAAACGCAATCTCCATTTTCCTGGTGGTGCTTACGACTTTTGGCTTCTTACGACTTGCTCCGATTTCCGCAAAATATATCGGGTACACAGGCCTGAATGTCATGACCCGCCTTATGGGATTCATCGTACTCGCTATTAGTGTACAGTTTATTCTGAGCGGTATTTCGCAATATTTTAACATCGGGGTCTAATTCTATGGATAACCGTCAGTCGATACAGCAGCTTTTTATTTTTGATCTGTGGTGCTCACGAAAACTAACCGACTTTATTCGTGAATCGGGTGAATTCAGAGAGCAGGCTTCAACAACAGCTTTTCTCTCGCATATCATCAATGCACAGCGCATCTGGTTCAACCGGGTGATTGATATTAAAACTGCAGATACCGATCCCTGGCATGAATACCCCATTGACGATATCAAACAGGAGGCAAAATCGGTTCACAAGCTCTGGATTGATCTCATTGGCGATCACGATATGGATATGGATGCCCGGATTGTATACCAAAACAGCGCCGGAGTGAATTTCGTAAACTCATTCTCTGAAATTTGCCAGCACCTGATACTTCACGGGCAGCATCACCGGGCGCAGATATCGCTGCTTCTCAGCCGCTCGGGCATCAAACCACCATCGATTGATTACATCCATTATTTGCGAACCTGATAATTTACAATTGAATCATCGCTGTCTAAAAAATTATTCAGGACGAAATACATCATCCATTTCCCAATTACAGAAACAGTTGCATTCGCATTTATACGATCAATCTCAGCTCTTTTTTTCGCAGATTTCCGCTGTGTAGACCGCGGAATATCGCTGATATGCCCTGACTGAATTGATTCCTTTTTGCGAAAATCAGCGGATTAAGGAAATTTCCTCATCCGCTGACTCCACGTCATCGGATGAGCGGACAGGGCTACATGTTATTCTATAAGATTATGAACTGGTTAATATAAAGGTCGGACAATTCACCGGATGAAACGAATTCATCCGGTGAAGAGATGCACTAAACATCTCCGTCGACACATTCATGGCACGACAGTAGGTTCCGAAAATAAATCAGCACAGTTTTTATTTGTATTAATCTTGGGGATTCAATTTCTTGATCACTTACGTTAACGAAACGGCACAGCTCTGGATTTACTCGAACAGATTTTAATTAATTTTGCCAACTATGCCTGGGGAACTCCCCTGCTCTTTCTGCTGGTTGGCGGCGGTATCTTCTTTCTTCTCTATTCCCGGTTTATGCCGTACCGGCACTTTAAACACGGCCTGGAAGTTCTCACCGGAAGATATGACGACCCGAATGCACCCGGTGACATCAACCATTTTCAGGCGCTTTCGAGTGCACTTGCTGCAACCGTGGGGATGGGTAACATCAGTGGTGTTGCGATTGCGCTCGGCGTGGGCGGTCCCGGCGCAATTTTCTGGATGTGGATTACCGCAATTGTGGGAATGGCCACTAAATTTTTCTCCTGTACACTCTCCATCCTCTATCGCGGTAAAGATTCCAGTGGTAAAATTCAGGGCGGACCCATGTACTACATCGTGGAAGGTCTGGGTAAAAAATGGAAGCCGCTTGCTATGTTTTTCAGTTTTGCCGGCCTCATTGGGTGTACTCCTATGTTCCAATCTAACCAGCTTACACAAATTATTCGCGACACCATTCTTGCCGATCGCGGCTGGCTCGGCTATGACACCATTTACCTGGCTGACTCCGCACTCACCGTAACAGGCTTCAGGCTCTCGGATATCATTGTTGGTATTATCCTGGTGATCCTGGTCTCTCTCGTAATCTTTGGCGGTATTAAACGGATCGGCCTCGTGGCATCACGCCTGGTTCCGCTGATGGTTGTAATCTACGTCCTCACTGTTCTCTATATCATTTTCAACAATCTTGTTGATGTACCGTATTATTTCTCGCTGATTGTGACGGATGCCTTTTCGGGCGAAGCGGCAGCCGGCGGCGTACTGGGTGTTGTGATTTCAAACGGAATTCGCCGAGGAGCTTTTTCAAACGAAGCCGGTATCGGGATGGAAGCGATGGCACACGGTGCGGCAAAAACCAAAGAGCCGGTACGCGAAGGTTTGGTAGCCATGCTCGAGCCCGCTATCGATACACTGCTTATCTGTACCATGACCGCCCTCGCGATCCTCATGACCGGAGCCTGGCAGCTCTCCGATGTTGACGGCATCAC
The window above is part of the Rhodohalobacter sp. SW132 genome. Proteins encoded here:
- a CDS encoding MarC family NAAT transporter, producing the protein MFEFFTDLNPESSSYFIGAFALLVASFTSLFSVVNPLAAMPVFLSLTNRFTHEERKRTAFKSCLYMFALLVVFLLIGTYVLSFFGISLPGVRIAGGLIIMRAGYSMLNPKDPGKKLTEEGEAAALEKEDISFSPLALPLLSGPGSIAVVIGFASQAASPTDYLVNAISIFLVVLTTFGFLRLAPISAKYIGYTGLNVMTRLMGFIVLAISVQFILSGISQYFNIGV
- a CDS encoding DinB family protein; the protein is MDNRQSIQQLFIFDLWCSRKLTDFIRESGEFREQASTTAFLSHIINAQRIWFNRVIDIKTADTDPWHEYPIDDIKQEAKSVHKLWIDLIGDHDMDMDARIVYQNSAGVNFVNSFSEICQHLILHGQHHRAQISLLLSRSGIKPPSIDYIHYLRT
- a CDS encoding sodium:alanine symporter family protein produces the protein MDLLEQILINFANYAWGTPLLFLLVGGGIFFLLYSRFMPYRHFKHGLEVLTGRYDDPNAPGDINHFQALSSALAATVGMGNISGVAIALGVGGPGAIFWMWITAIVGMATKFFSCTLSILYRGKDSSGKIQGGPMYYIVEGLGKKWKPLAMFFSFAGLIGCTPMFQSNQLTQIIRDTILADRGWLGYDTIYLADSALTVTGFRLSDIIVGIILVILVSLVIFGGIKRIGLVASRLVPLMVVIYVLTVLYIIFNNLVDVPYYFSLIVTDAFSGEAAAGGVLGVVISNGIRRGAFSNEAGIGMEAMAHGAAKTKEPVREGLVAMLEPAIDTLLICTMTALAILMTGAWQLSDVDGITMTAVAFEQGVPVVGAYLLILCVLIFSITTMFTYSYYGSKCLNFLAGAHNKHYYNYFYIFTIFFGSITTIDMVINLIDGFFALMAIPTMTASILLAPKVMEASRDYFARKNRGDFDHY
- a CDS encoding GAF domain-containing protein translates to MEINAILEEAKSAIQSGKKRDEILRDIAGLLDRNVDVFNWTGFYLASEEEDRMLELGPYVGESTDHTKIPYGRGICGQVAESHETFVVQDVSQADNYLACSMDVKSEIVVPIMKDGEFVAQLDIDSHTKDAITTKHKELCEQICRELESIF